The following coding sequences are from one Streptomyces sp. NBC_01485 window:
- a CDS encoding TIGR04222 domain-containing membrane protein, translating to MFWVLLLLLAWSVAGAACTRLCLAAVRAAAVQEQANDDADTAAAQRRDLTLYEAAFLSGGPGRVADLTMVSMARQRRLLLARTGWATVVDPRGRDEMERSVIGAIGPEGQSRIAPVRAAASAADAVRGLADRLVSAGLAVPDGARTTVTAGVRQVRVAAVVVLVLGATALLVPATSDMPRDLVALWFALPLALTLSCLAVARVEVHPYSRWASPAGQRLLGALARRTGGTKGDGGTGGTGDDRTYLTSVAVRGIRAVGEPDLRAAFAHREPFGRD from the coding sequence ATGTTCTGGGTCCTTCTCCTGCTGCTGGCATGGAGCGTCGCCGGCGCGGCGTGCACCCGGCTGTGCCTGGCCGCCGTACGCGCGGCGGCCGTCCAGGAGCAGGCGAACGACGACGCGGACACGGCAGCGGCCCAGCGGCGTGACCTGACGCTCTACGAGGCGGCCTTCCTGTCCGGCGGGCCCGGCCGGGTCGCCGATCTCACCATGGTCTCCATGGCGCGCCAGCGGCGGCTGCTGCTGGCCCGCACCGGCTGGGCGACGGTCGTGGATCCGCGCGGGCGCGACGAGATGGAGCGGTCGGTCATCGGGGCCATCGGCCCGGAGGGACAGTCCCGTATCGCGCCGGTGCGGGCCGCGGCATCGGCCGCGGACGCGGTGCGCGGCCTCGCCGACCGGCTGGTCAGCGCCGGGCTGGCGGTGCCGGACGGGGCCCGTACGACGGTCACGGCCGGGGTGCGGCAGGTGCGGGTCGCCGCCGTGGTCGTCCTCGTGCTGGGCGCGACCGCGCTGCTGGTCCCGGCCACGTCCGACATGCCCCGCGACCTCGTCGCCCTCTGGTTCGCGCTGCCCCTCGCCCTCACCCTGAGCTGCCTGGCCGTGGCGCGGGTCGAGGTGCACCCGTACTCGCGCTGGGCGTCCCCGGCCGGGCAGCGGCTGCTGGGCGCGCTGGCCCGGCGCACCGGGGGCACGAAGGGCGACGGGGGCACTGGGGGCACGGGGGACGACCGTACGTATCTGACCTCTGTCGCCGTGCGCGGGATCCGCGCGGTCGGTGAGCCGGACCTGCGGGCGGCCTTCGCGCACCGTGAGCCGTTCGGGCGCGACTGA
- a CDS encoding Arc family DNA-binding protein: protein MDEEKRITLRLPAHLHEWLAAQAKAARRSLNSEIVYRLEVERAAAGADAESP from the coding sequence ATGGATGAAGAGAAGCGCATCACGCTCCGTCTGCCCGCCCATCTGCATGAGTGGCTTGCCGCTCAGGCCAAGGCCGCCCGCAGGTCCCTCAACTCCGAGATCGTCTACCGGCTGGAGGTCGAGCGCGCCGCCGCCGGAGCTGACGCCGAATCGCCCTGA
- a CDS encoding RNA-guided endonuclease InsQ/TnpB family protein yields MTTRRQVSGDTGHARYTYRLRVSSTARTGLEAEWARCRWIWNECVAMSRKVHHLNRETAGKTTCGPAQLDRMLTGARTAMAWLHEGASVPQQQTIRDFAKSRAKAMKDIRAGLPMRQRAGMPRVKKKREALPTLNYTTRGFRLKDGRLHLAGGIVLMVVWSRDLPCVPSSVRVYRDSVGHWYASFVVATEAQPLPATGRVLGVDWGVKETATTTSDAHDLPHAQHGKNAAQRLARCQRMMARRRPAKGQAASKGYRQAQTQTAKLYKKVARQRQDTARKWAKSVVRDHDAIAVEDFRPKFLAKTTMARKAADAAIGATKTALIDMGRKHARDIHLVHPAHTTMDCASCGARTKHALPLSERIYACTACGAVSPRDKNSARVMLVRAGLNPAGAEGARPPGALLPEAA; encoded by the coding sequence ATGACGACACGACGGCAGGTTTCGGGGGATACGGGGCATGCCCGGTACACCTACCGGCTCCGCGTGTCGTCGACCGCCCGCACCGGCCTTGAGGCCGAGTGGGCGCGCTGCCGGTGGATCTGGAACGAGTGCGTTGCCATGTCCCGCAAGGTCCACCACCTGAACCGGGAGACGGCCGGGAAGACGACGTGCGGCCCGGCTCAGCTCGACAGGATGCTGACCGGGGCCCGCACCGCGATGGCCTGGCTGCATGAGGGCGCCTCGGTGCCGCAGCAGCAGACCATCCGCGACTTCGCGAAGTCCCGCGCCAAGGCGATGAAGGACATCAGGGCCGGACTGCCGATGCGGCAGCGCGCGGGCATGCCCAGGGTGAAGAAGAAGCGTGAGGCCCTGCCCACGCTGAACTACACAACCCGTGGATTCCGGCTGAAGGACGGCCGCCTGCACCTCGCGGGCGGGATCGTGCTGATGGTGGTGTGGTCGCGGGACCTGCCCTGCGTACCGTCCTCGGTGCGGGTGTACCGCGACAGCGTCGGGCACTGGTACGCGTCGTTCGTCGTCGCCACCGAAGCCCAGCCGCTTCCCGCGACCGGCCGCGTCCTCGGTGTCGACTGGGGCGTCAAGGAGACCGCGACCACCACGTCCGACGCCCACGACCTCCCGCACGCCCAGCACGGGAAGAACGCCGCGCAGCGCCTCGCGCGCTGTCAGCGGATGATGGCCCGCCGCCGCCCCGCCAAGGGACAGGCCGCGTCCAAGGGCTACCGGCAGGCCCAGACGCAGACCGCGAAGCTGTACAAGAAGGTCGCCCGACAGCGGCAGGACACCGCCCGCAAATGGGCCAAGTCCGTGGTCCGCGACCACGACGCGATCGCCGTCGAGGACTTCCGCCCGAAGTTCCTCGCCAAGACCACCATGGCCCGCAAAGCAGCGGACGCCGCGATCGGCGCCACCAAGACTGCCCTCATCGACATGGGCCGCAAACACGCACGGGACATCCACCTCGTGCACCCCGCGCACACCACCATGGACTGCGCGTCGTGCGGAGCGAGAACCAAGCACGCACTGCCCCTTTCTGAACGAATCTACGCATGCACCGCGTGCGGAGCCGTGTCCCCCAGGGACAAGAACTCCGCCCGCGTGATGCTCGTCCGGGCTGGTCTCAACCCGGCTGGCGCTGAGGGCGCAAGACCCCCGGGAGCGCTGCTCCCGGAGGCAGCCTGA
- a CDS encoding DUF692 domain-containing protein, translating to MMRLGTGIGWRSEIADAVERMPGIDWVEAVAENVCPGHLPDSLLRLRERGVTVIPHGVSLGLGDAEPPDAGRLAALAERAEALGSPLVTEHIAFVRAGGRLTASPRLEAGHLLPVPRTRDALDVLCENVRIAQQSLPVPLAVENIAALVAWPGEEMTEGQFLYELADRTGVRLLIDVANLHTNHVNRGEDPAKALAELPLEAIAYVHVAGGFERDGVWHDSHAHPVPRPVLDILTDLASRVSPPGVLLERDENFPEPAVLERELGAIREAVELGADARARAARARSGVRELGPTEAELTPPARETEPVAPDEATRQRLGLAQTALLSALVAGTPVPEGFDRVRLGVQSRALAAKRADVVAKVAPELPLLLGDGYRAAFVAYAQGHPMRGGYRQDALDFAEELLLGGRLTEGRSRRELRRWWLDRSGPAPRPKSRLGQVGRVGRSLIGR from the coding sequence ATGATGCGACTGGGGACGGGGATCGGCTGGCGGTCGGAGATCGCGGACGCCGTGGAACGGATGCCGGGCATCGACTGGGTCGAGGCCGTCGCCGAGAACGTGTGTCCCGGGCATCTGCCCGACTCCCTGCTGCGGCTGCGCGAACGCGGGGTCACCGTGATCCCGCACGGCGTCTCGCTCGGACTCGGTGACGCGGAGCCGCCCGACGCCGGGCGGCTCGCGGCCCTCGCCGAGCGGGCCGAGGCGCTGGGGTCGCCGCTGGTCACCGAGCACATCGCGTTCGTCCGCGCGGGCGGCCGCCTGACGGCGTCGCCGCGGCTGGAGGCCGGGCATCTGCTGCCCGTGCCGCGCACCCGTGACGCCCTCGACGTGCTGTGCGAGAACGTGCGCATCGCGCAGCAGTCACTGCCCGTACCGCTCGCCGTCGAGAACATCGCCGCGCTCGTCGCCTGGCCGGGCGAGGAGATGACCGAGGGACAGTTCCTGTACGAACTGGCCGACCGCACGGGCGTACGGCTGCTCATCGACGTCGCCAACCTGCACACCAACCACGTCAACCGGGGCGAGGACCCCGCCAAGGCGCTCGCCGAACTGCCCCTGGAGGCCATCGCCTACGTCCATGTGGCGGGCGGCTTCGAGCGGGACGGCGTCTGGCACGACAGCCACGCCCACCCGGTACCCCGGCCGGTCCTCGACATCCTGACCGACCTCGCGTCCCGGGTGTCGCCGCCCGGAGTGCTGCTGGAGCGGGACGAGAACTTCCCCGAACCGGCCGTGTTGGAGCGGGAGTTGGGCGCGATCCGGGAGGCCGTCGAGCTCGGTGCGGACGCGCGTGCCCGCGCCGCCCGAGCCCGGTCGGGCGTGCGTGAACTCGGCCCCACGGAGGCCGAACTCACCCCGCCCGCACGGGAGACGGAGCCGGTCGCCCCCGACGAGGCCACCCGTCAGCGCCTCGGCCTCGCCCAGACGGCCCTGCTGTCCGCGCTGGTGGCCGGGACGCCGGTGCCGGAGGGCTTCGACCGGGTGCGGCTCGGCGTGCAGTCCCGGGCGCTGGCGGCGAAGCGGGCGGACGTCGTGGCGAAGGTGGCCCCGGAGCTGCCGCTCCTCCTCGGCGACGGCTACCGGGCCGCGTTCGTCGCGTACGCCCAGGGGCATCCGATGCGCGGCGGCTACCGGCAGGACGCCCTCGACTTCGCCGAGGAACTGCTCCTGGGCGGACGGCTGACGGAGGGCCGGTCCCGCCGCGAACTGCGCCGCTGGTGGCTGGACCGCTCGGGCCCCGCACCACGACCGAAGTCACGGCTGGGCCAAGTGGGGCGGGTGGGGCGGTCGTTGATCGGGCGGTGA
- a CDS encoding aminoacyl-tRNA hydrolase, whose amino-acid sequence MSESPFQTEPNPRDQAPQFVLPLVVRVEKTAPPARTDALETAARAVLVLLGDERSVGDGEWAQVMLDWQDARIRKVVRRARGAEWRRAGELPGITLTGKSAEVRVFPPVPLDGWPKELAKLQVSGTDLDDPEPPTEAEAGTVVLWMSPDVDMSAGKAMAQAGHGAQLAWWELSDEERTAWREAGFPLAVRTAEPGRWRELTASGLPLVRDAGFTEIAPGSCTVVAEHPALRAR is encoded by the coding sequence GTGAGTGAGAGCCCCTTTCAGACCGAGCCGAACCCCCGTGACCAGGCTCCCCAGTTCGTGCTGCCGCTCGTCGTGCGGGTGGAGAAGACCGCGCCTCCTGCCCGTACCGACGCTCTCGAGACCGCCGCTCGTGCCGTGCTCGTGCTGCTCGGCGACGAGCGGTCCGTCGGGGACGGCGAGTGGGCGCAGGTGATGCTCGACTGGCAGGACGCGCGGATCCGCAAGGTCGTCCGGCGGGCCCGGGGAGCCGAGTGGCGGCGGGCCGGGGAGCTGCCGGGGATCACCCTCACCGGGAAGTCGGCGGAAGTGCGGGTGTTTCCGCCGGTGCCGTTGGACGGTTGGCCGAAGGAGCTGGCCAAGCTCCAGGTGTCCGGCACCGACCTCGACGATCCCGAGCCGCCGACGGAGGCCGAGGCCGGGACGGTCGTCCTGTGGATGAGCCCGGACGTCGACATGTCGGCGGGCAAGGCGATGGCGCAGGCCGGGCACGGCGCGCAGCTCGCCTGGTGGGAACTGTCGGACGAGGAGCGCACCGCCTGGCGCGAGGCGGGCTTCCCCCTCGCCGTGCGGACGGCGGAGCCGGGGCGGTGGCGTGAACTGACGGCGAGCGGGCTGCCGTTGGTGCGGGACGCGGGGTTCACGGAGATCGCGCCAGGCAGCTGCACGGTGGTCGCCGAGCATCCGGCCCTGCGCGCCCGCTGA
- a CDS encoding polysaccharide deacetylase family protein, with protein MIVPVRRLAAVCALGAALAACGTSQAPQQPHQSQQPKPHTTRPTPAHATPPPAAAPSRPPTLAPGPAGLTPVFEHAPRTADKTVALTFDADMTADQGPRAASGERFDNPGLIAALRALKVPATVFMTGRWAEEYPDQARSIGHDPRFEIANHSYSHYAFTDDCYGLPTVPEDGMRADVERAYTAFRKAGVANAMPYFRFPGGCYDKRALRAVSGTGVTAVQWDVVSGDAFATDADAVARQVLDGVRPGSVVVMHCTRSAAPTTERAVRAIVPELRRQGYRFVKVSELIGAARAPH; from the coding sequence GTGATCGTTCCCGTACGCCGTCTCGCCGCCGTCTGCGCCCTCGGCGCCGCCCTCGCCGCCTGCGGCACCTCCCAGGCCCCTCAGCAGCCGCACCAGTCCCAGCAACCGAAGCCGCACACCACTCGGCCGACCCCCGCCCACGCCACACCCCCCCCTGCCGCCGCTCCGTCCCGGCCCCCCACCCTGGCCCCGGGCCCGGCCGGTCTCACCCCCGTCTTCGAGCACGCCCCCCGCACCGCCGACAAGACCGTCGCCCTCACCTTCGACGCCGACATGACAGCCGACCAGGGGCCCCGGGCGGCGTCCGGCGAGCGCTTCGACAACCCGGGGCTGATCGCGGCGCTGCGGGCGCTGAAGGTGCCGGCCACCGTGTTCATGACCGGGCGGTGGGCCGAGGAGTACCCGGACCAGGCCCGCTCGATCGGCCACGACCCGCGGTTCGAGATCGCCAACCACTCCTACAGCCACTACGCCTTCACCGACGACTGCTACGGCCTGCCGACCGTCCCCGAGGACGGGATGCGGGCGGACGTGGAACGGGCCTACACCGCTTTCCGCAAGGCGGGCGTGGCGAACGCGATGCCCTACTTCCGTTTCCCCGGCGGCTGCTACGACAAGCGGGCGCTGCGCGCGGTGAGCGGCACGGGCGTGACCGCGGTGCAGTGGGACGTGGTGAGCGGGGACGCCTTCGCGACGGACGCGGACGCCGTGGCCCGGCAGGTGCTGGACGGGGTGCGGCCGGGTTCGGTCGTCGTCATGCACTGCACGCGCAGCGCCGCTCCGACGACCGAGCGGGCGGTGCGCGCGATCGTGCCCGAGCTGCGCCGGCAGGGGTACCGGTTCGTGAAGGTGTCCGAGCTGATCGGGGCGGCGCGGGCGCCGCACTGA
- a CDS encoding slipin family protein: MLQELLGAAAAVAAGGLVYLGAAARVIKQYERGVVLRLGRLRGEVRPPGFTLVVPAVDRLRKVNMQIVTMPIPAQEGISRDNVTVRVDAVVYFRVVDAAAALINVEDYRFAVSQMAQTSLRSIIGKSELDDLLSNREKLNEGLELMIDSPAIGWGVQIDRVEIKDVSLPDTMKRSMARQAEADRERRARIINADAELQASKKLAEAAKEMSEQPAALQLRLLQTVVAVAAEKNSTLVLPFPVELLRFLEKAQQQPPPPHHE; encoded by the coding sequence ATGCTCCAGGAGCTGCTGGGCGCGGCCGCGGCGGTCGCCGCCGGCGGTCTCGTGTATCTCGGGGCCGCCGCGCGGGTCATCAAGCAGTACGAGCGCGGGGTGGTCCTGCGGCTCGGCCGGCTGCGCGGCGAGGTCCGCCCGCCGGGGTTCACGCTGGTCGTCCCGGCCGTGGACCGGCTGCGCAAGGTCAACATGCAGATCGTGACGATGCCGATCCCCGCCCAGGAGGGCATCAGCCGCGACAACGTGACCGTACGGGTCGACGCGGTCGTGTACTTCCGGGTGGTGGACGCGGCGGCCGCGCTCATCAACGTCGAGGACTACCGTTTCGCCGTCTCCCAGATGGCCCAGACCTCACTGCGTTCGATCATCGGCAAGAGCGAGCTGGACGACCTCCTGTCGAACCGCGAGAAGCTCAACGAGGGCCTGGAGCTGATGATCGACAGTCCCGCCATCGGCTGGGGCGTGCAGATCGACCGCGTCGAGATCAAGGACGTGTCCCTGCCGGACACCATGAAGCGCTCCATGGCCCGCCAGGCCGAGGCCGACCGTGAGCGGCGGGCCCGGATCATCAACGCGGACGCCGAACTCCAGGCGTCCAAGAAGCTCGCCGAGGCGGCCAAGGAGATGTCCGAGCAGCCCGCCGCACTCCAGTTGCGGTTGCTCCAGACGGTCGTGGCGGTCGCCGCCGAGAAGAACTCCACGCTCGTCCTGCCGTTCCCGGTGGAGTTGCTCCGCTTCCTGGAAAAGGCCCAACAACAGCCTCCCCCTCCGCACCACGAGTGA
- a CDS encoding SulP family inorganic anion transporter yields the protein MTDRNPRLISRFPHLKQDFAASLVVFLVALPLCVGVAVASGVPAELGLVTGIVGGIVTGFMRGSSLQVSGPAAGLTVLVFEAVQEFGLPVLGVIVLATGALQLAMGALKLGRYFRAISVSVVEGMLAGIGLVLIAGQLYSVIGTKAPSSGLGKIAGLPEALVDAAGSAAALSSLALGAGTIAVLVLWKRLPAKVRTVPGPLAAVGLATLAALLLSLPVATVEVQGLLGSIQPPSLSAFGDLAHVGLLGTIVAFTLIASAESLFSAAAVDRLHDGPRTEYDKELMAQGAGNAICGMLGALPMTAVIVRSAANVQAGARTKASRVLHGLWLLLFAALLPDVLAYIPIPALAGILVHAGAKLVPVRAIAGLWREHRGEALILVVTAVSIVAVSMFEGVLIGLALAVAKTAWEASHIKLEVVDKGAGPVQAYLSGNATFLRLPKILDNLEALPQDRPVEVDLSGLHHLDHACRSALESWAERHSAVGTEPVKVTEPVTTA from the coding sequence ATGACCGACCGCAACCCCCGCCTCATATCCAGGTTCCCCCACCTCAAGCAGGACTTCGCCGCTTCACTCGTCGTCTTCCTGGTCGCGCTCCCGCTGTGCGTGGGCGTGGCCGTGGCCTCCGGCGTGCCGGCCGAGCTCGGACTCGTCACCGGCATCGTCGGCGGCATCGTCACCGGGTTCATGCGAGGCAGCAGCCTCCAGGTGTCCGGTCCCGCGGCCGGTCTGACCGTGCTGGTCTTCGAGGCGGTACAGGAGTTCGGCCTGCCCGTCCTCGGAGTGATCGTCCTCGCCACCGGCGCCCTGCAACTCGCCATGGGCGCCCTGAAACTGGGCCGCTACTTCCGGGCCATCTCCGTCTCCGTCGTCGAAGGCATGCTGGCCGGAATCGGTCTGGTGCTGATCGCCGGTCAGCTGTATTCGGTGATCGGCACCAAGGCGCCGTCGTCCGGCCTCGGCAAGATCGCCGGGCTGCCCGAGGCGCTCGTGGACGCGGCCGGCAGCGCCGCCGCGTTGTCCTCGCTCGCCCTCGGCGCCGGCACCATCGCGGTGCTGGTGCTGTGGAAGCGGCTGCCGGCGAAGGTGCGTACGGTGCCCGGCCCGCTCGCCGCGGTGGGCCTGGCCACGCTCGCCGCCCTGCTGCTGAGCCTGCCCGTGGCCACCGTCGAGGTGCAGGGCCTGCTCGGTTCCATCCAGCCGCCGTCACTGTCCGCCTTCGGCGATCTGGCACACGTCGGCCTGCTCGGCACGATCGTCGCGTTCACCCTGATCGCGTCCGCCGAGTCACTGTTCAGCGCGGCGGCGGTGGACCGGCTGCACGACGGTCCGCGCACCGAGTACGACAAGGAACTGATGGCGCAGGGCGCGGGCAACGCGATCTGCGGAATGCTCGGCGCACTGCCGATGACCGCGGTGATCGTGCGCAGCGCGGCCAACGTGCAGGCGGGCGCGCGGACGAAGGCGTCCCGCGTGCTGCACGGCCTGTGGCTGCTGCTGTTCGCGGCCCTGCTGCCGGACGTGCTGGCGTACATACCCATCCCGGCGCTGGCCGGCATCCTCGTCCACGCGGGCGCCAAGCTCGTGCCCGTACGGGCGATCGCGGGGCTGTGGCGCGAGCACCGCGGCGAGGCGCTGATACTCGTCGTCACGGCCGTGTCGATCGTCGCGGTCAGCATGTTCGAGGGCGTCCTCATCGGTCTCGCGCTGGCCGTCGCCAAGACGGCGTGGGAGGCCTCGCACATCAAGCTGGAGGTCGTCGACAAGGGCGCCGGGCCCGTCCAGGCGTACCTGTCGGGCAACGCGACCTTCCTGCGGCTGCCGAAGATCCTCGACAACCTGGAGGCCCTCCCGCAGGACCGCCCCGTCGAAGTGGACCTCTCCGGTCTGCACCACCTCGACCACGCCTGCCGCTCGGCCCTGGAGTCCTGGGCCGAACGCCACAGCGCGGTCGGCACGGAGCCGGTCAAGGTCACGGAACCGGTGACGACGGCGTAG